One genomic window of Evansella cellulosilytica DSM 2522 includes the following:
- a CDS encoding EAL domain-containing protein, translated as MTNYSRISFLTPYLDGNYYGRIFVELLNEANKKNANIFTIQARARAKKASPFNYNVGTKVTDGWLLMTNSHSILPLAPELLKEIEMSGKPVVTIGYKEDSINCHSIVIDNRQSTKEAVLHLIRDHGHRRIAFIVGSNEHIDMVERFEGYLEALSESGIEYDEELLFRASDTLRQGGYHAGEAMIASGVKFTAIFASTDLNAMGVIEKLKEEGYRIPEDIAVVGFDDLAPAATFNPPLTTVRQSMTDLARTSFDVLYRQMNGEVIEDSETKIQTELICRASCGCEYEPDSESTVDVQQQLVESKMNLENIITLYDQFVEKWASATREKTFDFSNMFKEKNHWGCLALWDKRDNNKKDLIISQTYSTKGDPVPPIGLRVPIEMFPPKDWIPNIGENDFLRIQSIKNERGDWGFIAIVGQVDELVLISAADITQVSFTVSAASLERDELFQQIESIAEQLEIVSSTTNDGIWDWDINTNQIHWNVRSLDIFRSVDESLPTDSESFLNLVHPEDCENVIESFKRHQYEGSSLKMEFRIQGGKEEEMWVYLTGDSIRNENGEVIRIIGSITNISEKKQQEKQIMHLAFHDGLTGLPNRRLLRDRLEIAMAQADRYHFKLGILMIDLDRFKVINDTLGHHAGDELIQKVAEVLELTIRSSDTISRGKQENATVARLGGDEFIILLTHITEVTELQTVANRIIEKFKEPFFIQNHDVFTSASIGISVYPDNGRDFDSLTGCADIAMYRAKENGKNQMEIYSSEINTLTMERFTMENQLRKALEREEFVLHYQPQFNLKNTEVIGIEALLRWNSSDRGIVSPMEFIPLAEETGLIIPIGLWVLKEACRQNKYWIDQGHRPKIVSVNISARQLQQKDFVQTVKSILEVTQLPTQYLCLEITESTAIKNIDISMNMLKELGELGIKIAIDDFGTGYSSLAMLKQLPISNIKIDKSFIRDMDVDKDDAAIVKAIIAMAHSLELTVTAEGVETEDQKNILLQEKCNYLQGYLYSKPLPAEECLRFVQG; from the coding sequence ATGACAAATTACTCGCGCATTAGTTTTTTGACGCCTTACCTGGATGGAAATTATTATGGGAGAATATTTGTTGAATTACTCAATGAGGCAAATAAGAAAAATGCAAACATCTTCACCATTCAAGCGAGAGCGAGGGCAAAAAAAGCGTCGCCCTTTAATTACAATGTTGGTACAAAGGTAACGGATGGATGGTTGTTAATGACTAATTCACACTCTATTTTACCGTTAGCCCCGGAGTTGCTTAAAGAAATCGAAATGAGTGGGAAACCTGTTGTAACAATTGGTTATAAGGAGGACTCGATTAACTGTCACTCCATTGTGATTGATAATCGTCAATCTACTAAGGAGGCAGTTCTTCATTTAATAAGAGACCATGGACACCGAAGAATTGCGTTTATTGTGGGCAGTAATGAACACATAGATATGGTTGAAAGGTTTGAAGGTTATTTGGAAGCGCTTTCTGAGAGTGGGATTGAGTATGATGAAGAGCTTCTGTTTCGGGCAAGTGACACTCTACGGCAAGGTGGCTACCATGCAGGGGAAGCCATGATCGCTAGCGGCGTCAAGTTTACGGCTATATTTGCTTCGACAGATTTAAATGCCATGGGTGTAATTGAAAAGCTTAAAGAGGAGGGGTATCGAATACCAGAAGATATTGCAGTAGTTGGCTTCGATGACTTGGCACCTGCGGCAACTTTCAATCCTCCTTTAACAACTGTTCGACAATCAATGACAGACTTAGCTCGAACTAGTTTTGATGTGCTATATCGACAGATGAATGGAGAAGTAATTGAAGACTCAGAGACGAAAATACAAACAGAACTCATATGTAGAGCCTCCTGTGGATGTGAATACGAACCTGATAGTGAGTCGACAGTCGATGTACAACAACAGTTAGTAGAGTCAAAAATGAATCTAGAAAATATTATTACTCTTTATGATCAATTTGTAGAGAAATGGGCTTCTGCTACAAGAGAGAAGACATTTGATTTTTCTAATATGTTTAAAGAGAAAAATCATTGGGGTTGTCTCGCATTATGGGATAAAAGAGACAATAACAAAAAAGATCTCATTATTTCCCAAACCTATAGCACAAAGGGAGATCCTGTTCCACCAATTGGATTAAGAGTCCCAATAGAAATGTTCCCACCAAAGGATTGGATTCCAAACATAGGGGAGAACGATTTTTTAAGAATTCAGTCAATCAAAAATGAAAGAGGCGATTGGGGCTTTATTGCTATTGTTGGTCAAGTGGATGAACTCGTTCTTATATCGGCTGCTGATATTACACAGGTGAGCTTCACTGTCTCTGCTGCCTCATTAGAGCGCGATGAATTATTCCAACAAATCGAATCCATTGCTGAGCAGTTAGAGATTGTATCAAGCACAACGAACGATGGAATCTGGGATTGGGACATAAATACCAACCAGATTCACTGGAATGTGAGAAGTCTCGATATCTTTCGTTCGGTAGATGAGTCTTTACCCACTGACTCAGAATCATTTTTAAATCTTGTTCATCCAGAGGATTGTGAAAACGTGATAGAAAGCTTTAAAAGGCACCAGTATGAAGGCAGTAGTTTAAAAATGGAATTTCGAATTCAAGGTGGAAAAGAGGAGGAAATGTGGGTTTATTTAACGGGAGATTCGATTCGTAACGAAAATGGTGAAGTCATTCGAATCATAGGGTCGATTACTAATATTTCCGAGAAAAAGCAACAAGAAAAACAAATCATGCACTTGGCATTTCATGATGGGTTAACGGGGTTGCCTAATCGTCGATTATTGCGTGATCGTTTAGAAATAGCGATGGCTCAGGCCGATCGTTATCATTTTAAACTAGGAATCTTGATGATTGATTTGGATCGATTCAAAGTCATTAACGATACTCTTGGTCATCATGCAGGAGACGAGCTGATCCAAAAAGTAGCAGAAGTATTGGAGCTGACGATACGATCCTCTGACACTATTTCAAGAGGAAAACAGGAGAACGCCACAGTAGCAAGATTGGGTGGGGATGAGTTTATTATATTATTGACGCACATTACTGAAGTTACCGAGCTGCAGACTGTCGCAAATCGCATCATTGAAAAATTTAAGGAGCCATTTTTTATCCAAAACCATGATGTATTTACATCTGCTAGCATCGGAATTAGCGTCTATCCAGACAATGGACGAGATTTTGATTCACTAACTGGGTGCGCTGATATAGCAATGTATAGAGCAAAAGAAAATGGTAAAAACCAAATGGAGATATATTCTTCAGAGATAAATACACTAACGATGGAACGGTTTACGATGGAAAATCAATTGCGGAAAGCATTAGAACGAGAGGAATTTGTGTTACATTATCAGCCACAGTTTAATTTGAAGAATACTGAAGTGATCGGAATTGAGGCACTATTGCGTTGGAATTCTTCTGATCGTGGAATTGTATCACCGATGGAATTTATTCCTCTTGCCGAAGAAACAGGACTTATTATTCCAATTGGCCTCTGGGTATTAAAGGAAGCTTGCCGTCAAAACAAATACTGGATTGATCAAGGTCACCGACCGAAGATTGTTTCAGTTAATATCTCAGCTAGGCAATTGCAGCAAAAGGATTTCGTACAAACAGTCAAATCTATATTAGAAGTAACCCAATTACCTACGCAATATTTATGTCTAGAAATCACCGAGAGTACAGCAATAAAAAATATAGATATTAGCATGAATATGCTGAAGGAACTAGGTGAGTTAGGGATTAAGATAGCGATTGATGATTTTGGGACAGGCTATTCTTCTTTAGCAATGTTGAAACAATTACCAATAAGTAATATTAAAATAGATAAATCATTCATACGAGACATGGATGTAGATAAGGATGATGCTGCGATCGTTAAAGCAATCATTGCCATGGCTCATTCATTAGAATTAACGGTCACTGCAGAGGGTGTTGAAACGGAAGATCAAAAGAATATACTGCTTCAAGAAAAATGTAATTACCTACAAGGATATCTTTATAGCAAACCACTTCCTGCTGAAGAGTGCTTACGATTTGTACAGGGGTGA
- a CDS encoding EAL domain-containing protein translates to MTNYSRISLLSPYLEGDYYGRIFVDLMNEAKKNNSRIFTIQARAGAKTPFPFNYNVGTKVTDGWLLLTNPYSIFPLAPELLKEIEMTGKPIVTIGYKENAIKCHSTVINNRRAAKEAVLHLIREHGHRRIAFIIESYEHIDMKERFEGYLEALSESGIEYDEDLLFRTKGTLRHGGYHAAEEMIARGITFTAIFASTDLNAMGAIERLKEEGYRIPQDIAVIGFDDMAPTATFNPPITTVRQSMTDIARISFDVLYRQMNGEVITNSETEIHTQLICRESCGCNHVPVVEPTVNIQHQLIKSNMNFESIMIRYEQFVEKWASATREKKFNFSNMFKEKNHWGCIALWDKSDSNNKNLIVSQAFSTKGDPVPPIGLKVPVEQFPPTEWIPSMEDDDFVRIQSITNERGDWGFIAIVGPIDDLVLISAADITQVGFTISAALLERDELFLQIQTIAEQLEIVSSTTNDGIWDWDIITNQVTWNVRSLDIFSSVGEPLPTDSESFLNLVHPEDYYNVIESFKMHQYEGSSLKMEFRIQGEKEGEMWVYLTGDSIRDENGQAIRIIGSITNISEKKQQEKQIMHLAFHDGLTGLPNRRLLRSRLELAMTDADRYNYKLGLLLIDLDRFKVINDTLGHQAGDELIQKVADVLELTMRSPDTHSRAKQEHTTVARLGGDEFIILLTHITDVSDLQASANLIIEKFKEPFFIQNQDVFTSASIGISVYPDHGRDYDSLTGNADIAMYRAKENGKNQMEMYSSEINTLTMERFQMENQLRKALEREEFVLHYQPQFHLENNEVLGIEALLRWNSSDRGIVSPMEFIPLAEETGLIIPIGYWVLKEACRQNKRWMDQGHRPKIVSVNISARQLQEKDFVQAVKSILEDTQLPTQYLCLEITESTAIKNIDISMNMLKELGELGIKIAIDDFGTGYSSLAMLKQLPISNIKIDKSFIRDMDVDKDDGAIVRAIIAMAHSLELTVTAEGVETEDQKNILLQEKCNYLQGYLYSKPLPAEECLRFVQE, encoded by the coding sequence ATGACAAATTACTCACGCATCAGTTTATTGAGCCCCTATTTGGAAGGTGATTATTACGGGAGAATATTTGTTGATTTAATGAACGAAGCAAAAAAGAATAATTCAAGAATCTTCACTATTCAAGCTAGGGCGGGTGCAAAAACACCGTTCCCTTTTAATTACAATGTGGGGACAAAGGTAACGGACGGATGGTTGTTATTGACTAATCCATACTCTATATTTCCATTAGCCCCAGAGTTGTTGAAGGAAATAGAAATGACAGGGAAACCAATTGTAACAATTGGTTATAAAGAAAATGCCATTAAGTGTCACTCTACTGTTATTAACAATCGCCGAGCAGCCAAGGAAGCAGTTCTTCATTTGATACGGGAACATGGGCATCGAAGAATTGCGTTTATAATTGAAAGCTACGAGCACATAGATATGAAGGAACGATTTGAAGGTTATCTGGAAGCGCTTTCGGAAAGCGGGATTGAGTATGATGAAGATCTCCTGTTTCGGACAAAAGGCACTTTAAGGCATGGTGGATACCATGCAGCGGAAGAGATGATAGCTAGAGGGATTACATTTACCGCTATATTTGCTTCCACAGATTTAAATGCCATGGGTGCAATTGAGAGACTTAAAGAAGAGGGTTACAGAATCCCTCAAGATATTGCAGTGATTGGATTCGATGATATGGCTCCTACTGCAACTTTCAATCCTCCAATAACAACTGTACGTCAATCAATGACTGACATAGCTCGAATTAGCTTCGATGTTTTATATCGACAAATGAATGGAGAGGTTATTACTAACTCGGAAACGGAAATACATACCCAACTTATTTGTCGTGAATCCTGTGGATGTAATCATGTGCCTGTTGTTGAACCAACAGTTAATATACAACATCAATTAATAAAGTCAAATATGAATTTTGAAAGCATAATGATTCGCTATGAGCAGTTTGTAGAAAAATGGGCTTCTGCTACAAGAGAGAAAAAATTCAATTTTTCTAATATGTTTAAAGAAAAAAATCATTGGGGTTGTATCGCATTATGGGATAAAAGCGACAGTAACAATAAGAATCTCATTGTTTCGCAGGCATTCAGCACCAAGGGGGATCCAGTACCACCAATTGGTTTAAAGGTTCCGGTTGAACAGTTCCCACCAACCGAATGGATTCCTTCAATGGAAGATGACGATTTTGTACGTATTCAATCAATCACAAATGAGAGGGGGGACTGGGGCTTTATCGCTATTGTAGGACCAATAGATGATCTTGTGCTGATCTCGGCTGCTGATATTACACAGGTGGGCTTTACAATTTCTGCAGCATTACTAGAACGTGATGAATTGTTCCTACAAATACAAACAATAGCAGAGCAGTTAGAGATTGTATCAAGCACAACAAACGATGGAATTTGGGATTGGGATATCATTACTAATCAAGTAACCTGGAATGTTCGAAGTCTTGATATCTTCAGTTCGGTAGGTGAGCCTTTACCGACTGACTCTGAATCTTTTTTAAACCTCGTTCATCCAGAAGACTACTATAATGTGATTGAGAGCTTTAAAATGCACCAGTATGAAGGCAGTAGTTTAAAAATGGAATTCCGAATTCAAGGTGAAAAAGAGGGAGAAATGTGGGTTTATTTGACTGGGGATTCGATTCGTGACGAGAATGGTCAAGCCATTCGAATAATAGGGTCGATCACTAACATTTCAGAGAAGAAGCAACAAGAAAAACAAATCATGCATTTGGCTTTTCATGATGGATTAACGGGATTGCCTAATCGTCGGTTATTACGTAGTCGTTTAGAATTAGCGATGACTGATGCTGATCGTTATAATTATAAACTAGGGCTCCTTTTGATTGATTTAGACCGGTTTAAAGTCATAAACGATACACTCGGTCATCAAGCAGGAGACGAATTGATACAAAAGGTAGCAGATGTTTTGGAGCTGACAATGCGATCCCCTGACACTCATTCACGAGCAAAACAGGAACACACTACGGTAGCCAGGTTGGGCGGGGATGAGTTTATTATATTATTAACCCATATTACTGATGTTTCTGACCTGCAAGCTTCCGCAAACCTTATCATTGAAAAATTTAAGGAGCCATTTTTTATCCAAAACCAAGATGTATTTACATCTGCTAGTATTGGTATTAGTGTATATCCAGATCATGGACGAGACTATGATTCATTAACTGGTAATGCTGATATAGCAATGTACAGAGCAAAAGAAAATGGTAAAAACCAAATGGAGATGTATTCTTCAGAGATAAATACATTAACGATGGAAAGGTTTCAGATGGAAAATCAATTGCGGAAAGCATTAGAGCGAGAGGAGTTTGTGTTACATTATCAGCCGCAATTTCATTTGGAGAATAATGAAGTGCTCGGAATTGAGGCATTATTAAGGTGGAATTCTTCTGATCGTGGAATTGTATCACCGATGGAATTTATTCCTCTTGCCGAAGAAACAGGACTTATTATTCCAATAGGTTATTGGGTTTTAAAAGAAGCATGTCGACAAAACAAACGCTGGATGGATCAAGGTCACCGACCGAAGATTGTTTCTGTAAATATTTCAGCAAGACAATTACAGGAAAAAGATTTTGTACAAGCGGTCAAATCTATACTAGAAGATACGCAGTTACCTACGCAATATTTATGTCTAGAAATCACCGAGAGTACAGCAATAAAAAATATAGATATTAGCATGAATATGCTGAAAGAGCTTGGTGAGTTAGGCATTAAGATAGCGATCGATGATTTTGGTACAGGCTATTCCTCTTTAGCAATGTTGAAGCAATTACCAATAAGTAATATTAAAATAGATAAATCATTCATAAGAGATATGGATGTAGATAAGGATGATGGTGCGATCGTTAGAGCAATCATTGCCATGGCTCATTCATTAGAATTAACGGTCACTGCAGAGGGTGTTGAAACGGAAGATCAAAAGAATATACTGCTTCAAGAAAAATGTAATTACCTACAAGGATATCTTTATAGCAAACCACTTCCTGCTGAAGAGTGCTTACGATTTGTGCAGGAGTAA
- a CDS encoding DUF2200 domain-containing protein, which translates to MTKHKIYTMSFASVYPHYVNKAEKKGRTKTEVDEIIRWLTGYSQEELETQIEKQTDFETFFAEAPKLNPSRKLIKGVVCGVRVENIEEPTMQEIRYLDKLIDELAKGKAMEKILRK; encoded by the coding sequence ATGACTAAACACAAGATATATACAATGAGCTTCGCAAGCGTTTATCCCCATTATGTTAATAAGGCCGAGAAAAAAGGACGTACGAAAACGGAAGTGGATGAAATCATTCGTTGGTTGACTGGCTATAGCCAGGAAGAATTAGAAACGCAAATAGAAAAGCAGACAGACTTTGAGACATTCTTTGCAGAAGCTCCCAAACTGAATCCTTCACGAAAGTTGATTAAAGGTGTAGTCTGCGGTGTTCGAGTGGAAAACATTGAAGAACCAACTATGCAAGAAATTCGCTATTTGGATAAGCTAATAGATGAGTTAGCAAAAGGAAAAGCGATGGAGAAAATATTGCGTAAATAA
- a CDS encoding ASCH domain-containing protein, whose protein sequence is MGSETHSQEKIERFWEEFLMKTGRPDTIEYLDVFHFELTEKWANELLRLVLIGQKKATASSLWSYEIEGERLPEVGDLSIVTDWEGTPRCVIKTTAVTIIPFSEITYDICKREGEDDTLESWRAGHIRFYKEEGSQIGYEFNEDMPVVFEDFEVVYKANGDGSC, encoded by the coding sequence GTGGGAAGTGAGACACATTCACAAGAAAAAATCGAACGATTTTGGGAAGAGTTTTTAATGAAAACGGGTAGACCTGACACGATAGAGTATTTAGATGTTTTCCATTTTGAGTTGACTGAGAAATGGGCAAATGAACTATTACGATTAGTGTTGATTGGACAAAAGAAAGCTACAGCAAGTAGTTTATGGAGCTACGAAATAGAAGGTGAACGTCTACCTGAGGTTGGTGACTTAAGCATTGTCACCGATTGGGAAGGTACGCCACGATGCGTTATAAAAACCACTGCAGTAACTATTATTCCATTTTCAGAGATTACTTATGATATTTGTAAGCGCGAAGGTGAGGATGACACATTAGAATCTTGGCGTGCTGGGCATATTCGTTTCTACAAGGAAGAAGGAAGTCAAATTGGATATGAGTTCAACGAAGATATGCCAGTCGTTTTTGAAGATTTTGAAGTAGTATACAAGGCAAATGGGGACGGTTCTTGTTAG
- the yidD gene encoding membrane protein insertion efficiency factor YidD, whose amino-acid sequence MKFRKFILFFLIKLIRFYQKKLSPIKPKHIKCRFHPTCSQYAILSLEKYGVRKGTIKFLQRLWRCRPDNYDSCIDYP is encoded by the coding sequence ATGAAGTTTAGGAAATTCATCTTATTTTTCCTCATTAAGCTTATTCGTTTTTATCAAAAAAAGCTCTCTCCAATTAAACCGAAGCATATCAAATGCAGGTTTCATCCGACCTGCTCCCAATACGCCATTCTTTCATTAGAAAAATATGGTGTGAGAAAAGGAACAATCAAATTCCTACAACGACTATGGCGCTGTCGCCCAGATAACTACGACAGCTGCATCGACTACCCATAA
- a CDS encoding ROK family transcriptional regulator encodes MMHIPGSFQLMKSLNRTLILNTIRTKGVIPRSEIAKLTKLTPPTVTNIVNELIREDLVVETEPGTSSGGRKPILLSINGKARFIIGVDIGVSGKIRFGVSDLNGQIVKREVKHLPNGSTSEKEFVKLLVTSLRALIGSLGSDKEKLIGVGIAMHGMVDSEQGIALWAPSLKFKDLPLKEELERALNLPIRVENDAKALAIGEVWFGNGQGEESLVCINVGEGVGAGVILDGKLLHGNDHIAGEVGHTIIDLSGPKCSCGNYGCLQAFASGQALKERALKELALGRSSVLQEKCKGDFDLVDGRLIYEAALEGDSLSIDVLHQTGRYLAVGILNILHFYNPGRIIIGGGVSKAERFILEPIHELVKKRALTPRSKNTRITVSELGEEGSLVGAITLVLSELFTQSISR; translated from the coding sequence ATGATGCATATTCCAGGTAGCTTTCAACTAATGAAATCATTAAATAGAACGTTAATATTGAACACGATTCGTACAAAGGGAGTGATTCCCCGTTCGGAAATCGCGAAGCTGACGAAGCTAACACCACCAACGGTGACAAACATCGTAAACGAACTCATTAGGGAAGACCTCGTTGTGGAAACAGAGCCTGGCACTTCCAGTGGGGGAAGGAAGCCGATTCTATTATCGATTAATGGAAAGGCAAGATTCATTATCGGTGTCGATATAGGTGTTAGTGGAAAAATCCGATTCGGTGTTTCGGATTTAAATGGGCAGATTGTAAAAAGGGAGGTTAAACACCTCCCTAACGGATCAACGAGTGAAAAAGAATTTGTAAAGCTACTCGTCACATCGTTAAGAGCACTAATAGGTTCTTTAGGCTCTGATAAAGAGAAATTGATCGGTGTAGGAATTGCCATGCACGGCATGGTCGATAGTGAGCAAGGGATTGCTTTATGGGCACCATCGTTGAAATTTAAAGATCTTCCATTAAAGGAGGAGCTGGAACGAGCCTTAAATCTACCGATAAGAGTAGAAAATGATGCAAAAGCGTTGGCTATTGGTGAAGTCTGGTTCGGAAATGGTCAAGGGGAAGAGAGCCTCGTCTGTATTAATGTAGGAGAGGGTGTTGGCGCAGGGGTCATTCTCGATGGTAAGCTGCTACACGGAAATGACCATATCGCCGGAGAGGTAGGACACACGATCATCGATCTTAGCGGACCGAAGTGCTCCTGTGGTAATTACGGCTGTCTCCAAGCATTTGCCTCCGGTCAAGCGTTGAAGGAAAGAGCATTAAAGGAGCTTGCTTTAGGTAGAAGCTCCGTCTTACAGGAAAAATGCAAAGGAGATTTTGACCTAGTGGATGGTCGGCTTATTTATGAAGCTGCTCTTGAAGGAGACAGCTTGTCCATCGATGTGCTACACCAGACAGGAAGGTATCTTGCAGTAGGTATTCTCAACATTCTCCATTTCTATAATCCTGGACGAATTATTATAGGTGGCGGCGTGTCTAAGGCAGAACGCTTTATCCTGGAGCCGATCCATGAGTTAGTGAAAAAGAGAGCGCTCACGCCAAGGTCAAAAAATACGAGAATTACTGTTTCCGAGCTCGGAGAGGAAGGCTCATTAGTAGGAGCGATCACGCTTGTTCTTTCAGAGCTGTTTACGCAAAGTATTTCTAGGTGA